A portion of the Corynebacterium rouxii genome contains these proteins:
- a CDS encoding cobyric acid synthase encodes MKSFLVAGCTSDAGKSVVVAGLCRALTRRGLRVAPFKAQNMSNNSAVTPDGGEIGRAQALQAYACGLVPSVDFNPILLKPGSDRTSQLVVRGIATGNVSARSYIEHRTELRKIAADSLNSLRECFDVVVCEGAGSPAETNLRATDVANFGLAEECDLPVYIVGDIDRGGVLAHFYGTHQIVDDADRARIQGFVVNKFRGDESILEPGLKSLEDRLGVPTVAILPFIHGLWIDAEDSLQSTIGVTVGPAAAPLGTQRLRVAAIRLPRVSNATDVEALACEPGVTVTWTVDPDSVAEADLVVIPGSKSTLSDLAWLRSTGIADAVLERARSQRPTLGICGGFQMMCSRIDDPVESGSTTPVEGLGIFDADIKFHPEKTLIRHENGGYEVHHGRVERSTEQPWIGSEGARTHSSFGTHRHGYLEDDDARRDFLVTVSKLAQRPGFVVAPSTSFEKERNKQLDVIADAIEQHWDLDQLIASLT; translated from the coding sequence ATGAAATCGTTCCTCGTCGCCGGATGTACATCTGATGCTGGTAAATCTGTCGTTGTTGCAGGGCTATGTCGTGCGTTGACGAGGAGAGGTTTGCGTGTCGCCCCCTTTAAAGCCCAAAACATGTCGAATAATTCGGCTGTTACTCCTGACGGAGGGGAGATCGGCAGGGCTCAAGCGCTGCAAGCATATGCGTGTGGCCTTGTTCCTAGTGTGGATTTCAACCCGATTTTGCTCAAACCAGGATCCGATCGAACATCGCAACTCGTCGTTCGGGGTATTGCCACGGGCAATGTATCCGCTCGAAGCTATATCGAACACCGCACTGAGCTTCGAAAAATTGCTGCAGATTCGCTTAACTCGCTTCGCGAGTGTTTCGACGTCGTCGTGTGCGAAGGTGCAGGTTCTCCTGCTGAAACTAACCTGAGGGCGACAGATGTAGCTAATTTTGGGCTGGCAGAGGAATGCGATCTGCCTGTATATATCGTGGGTGATATTGATCGTGGCGGGGTATTGGCGCACTTTTATGGGACACATCAAATCGTTGATGATGCAGACCGTGCTCGCATTCAGGGGTTTGTAGTTAATAAATTCCGCGGCGATGAGTCGATCCTTGAACCTGGCCTTAAAAGCCTAGAAGATCGTCTTGGTGTTCCTACGGTGGCCATACTTCCGTTTATCCATGGTTTGTGGATTGATGCTGAGGATTCTTTACAGTCCACGATCGGTGTGACTGTTGGCCCTGCAGCTGCACCACTGGGTACACAGCGATTGCGCGTTGCTGCAATTCGGCTACCTCGAGTGTCTAACGCTACAGATGTTGAGGCTCTAGCTTGTGAGCCTGGAGTTACCGTAACGTGGACAGTTGATCCGGATTCGGTCGCAGAAGCCGATCTAGTAGTCATCCCTGGATCTAAGTCAACCCTTAGTGATTTAGCATGGTTACGTTCTACAGGCATCGCTGACGCAGTATTGGAACGCGCACGGTCACAGCGACCAACTTTGGGTATTTGTGGTGGCTTTCAAATGATGTGTTCACGCATTGACGATCCAGTGGAATCTGGAAGTACCACGCCCGTGGAAGGTCTGGGGATTTTTGACGCTGATATTAAGTTCCACCCTGAAAAGACACTGATCCGTCACGAAAATGGTGGATATGAAGTCCACCATGGGCGTGTTGAACGAAGCACCGAACAGCCATGGATCGGTAGCGAAGGTGCGCGAACTCATAGCAGCTTTGGCACTCATCGCCATGGCTATTTGGAAGATGACGATGCACGGCGTGATTTCCTTGTCACTGTGTCAAAACTCGCACAACGCCCAGGCTTTGTAGTTGCTCCATCAACTTCTTTTGAAAAGGAACGTAATAAGCAGCTTGACGTGATAGCCGATGCTATCGAACAACATTGGGATCTTGATCAGCTCATTGCATCGCTTACCTAA
- the map gene encoding type I methionyl aminopeptidase, with the protein MAITREPLKPGHPTPIREVPAYIDRPEYVWKDEVQEAIGEPFIQTPETIEAMREASKIAANALHVAGAAVAPGVTTDEIDRIAHEYMCDHGAYPSCLGYRGFTKSSCVSLNEIVCHGIPDTTVIQDGDIVNIDITAYKNGVHGDTNATFLAGNVSEEHRLLVERTYEATMRGIRAAKPGREINVIGRVIESYAKRFGYSVVTDFTGHGIGTTFHNGLVVLHYDSDAYRDVLEPGMTLTIEPMINLGGLDYRIWEDGWTVQNTDFKFTAQFEHTLVITDDGNEILSIPDDDVKIF; encoded by the coding sequence ATGGCTATAACTCGAGAACCTTTAAAACCTGGACATCCCACCCCGATCCGTGAGGTTCCGGCATACATTGATCGACCTGAATACGTTTGGAAAGATGAAGTTCAGGAGGCTATTGGAGAGCCTTTCATCCAGACTCCGGAAACAATCGAGGCTATGCGCGAGGCCTCAAAGATCGCGGCAAATGCTTTGCACGTTGCTGGTGCTGCGGTAGCTCCTGGAGTGACTACTGATGAGATCGACCGGATTGCCCACGAATACATGTGTGATCACGGTGCATATCCTTCATGCTTGGGATATCGAGGATTCACAAAATCGTCGTGCGTTAGTTTGAACGAGATTGTTTGTCATGGAATTCCAGATACTACGGTGATCCAAGATGGCGACATTGTGAACATCGACATCACTGCATACAAAAATGGTGTGCATGGAGATACTAACGCGACGTTTTTGGCGGGTAATGTCTCCGAAGAACACCGATTGCTCGTGGAGCGTACCTACGAAGCGACGATGCGTGGAATTCGAGCGGCAAAACCTGGTCGTGAGATTAACGTCATTGGTCGTGTCATCGAGTCGTATGCAAAGCGCTTTGGATACTCGGTGGTTACAGACTTCACGGGCCATGGCATTGGCACCACGTTCCACAATGGGCTAGTGGTTTTGCACTACGACTCCGACGCATATCGTGACGTCTTAGAACCAGGCATGACGCTGACGATCGAGCCGATGATCAATCTTGGTGGGTTGGACTACCGTATTTGGGAAGACGGTTGGACGGTGCAAAATACAGACTTTAAGTTCACTGCCCAGTTCGAGCACACGTTGGTTATTACTGACGATGGAAACGAAATTCTTAGCATCCCAGATGACGACGTTAAAATATTCTAA